ATCATATCGGCATTGAGAGGGATTCCGGTGGCCGCATGGGGATTCCAAAGGGGAATAATTCCCTTTTTATAGAGCAACGAAGTTAACCGGGTACTCGGTTCGTGGATTTGGGCAGAGGCCGCCGGATCGATAACATGGATGGCAGAAGGTTGATGGCCTTTATAATTATAGGCCCCTACATTCATGGTCCCTGGAACCGAGTTGGTGGTCATCAAGGTTTTACCCTGAAAGACTATATCATAAAAGAACAGGAGAATCAAGAAGGTCAGTATGAGAATAACCAGAACGATTTCATAAAGAAAAGGATAGCCCCCTATGCCGGAGGAGGGTTTAAGATTTTTGATCCTTCGATACAGATAGATCCCTGCGAAATAAAGGAGTGTTCCCCACCAGATTCCTCTCAGCAGAATTCCCAGTTGGCCTAATCTTTGGCTTAGTTGATACTCGGAATAGGTTATGGCCCGGGGGGATAACACCCGAGAGGGAAGATTTTCTAAGGGCCGGGCTCCCAGCGCCCAGGAAAGATCCATGCGGTAATACCCTCCCCCCTGAAAATATCGGACCTGGATGGGATAAACTCCTGCCTGCAGGTCAATCTGGCCTTTGACCTCCATCAATCCATGAAAACCCCCGTTGTCCACCACCAACTGATTATTTATATAAAGCCAGGAACCGTCATCTGAAGCGGTTGCGAAGGTATACTTTCCGGGCTTTTCTATAACCACAAACCCATTCCATTCCACACTGAATCGATTTTCTGAGAATTTCTTCCGTCGCTCCTTCAAAAGTTCAGTGGAAATTTCCGGATCCAGGGTGATAAATTTGGGACTCCCCTGCCAGTTCAAGTTTGCATAGTACTTTCCTTCTAATCCATGGGGAAGAGACCCTCGTTGTTCTAACAGATAACTTCCAACGGAGATAAAGAATAAGCCCACAAGATAGAGAATCTCAGGTTTTTTTAACAATACCTTTAACTGTAAGTGCATGGAAATTCAAATTGAGAAACGATCCGACGATACTTTTCAGCCTCCTCGGTTTTACCTCGCTTGATACAGCCCTGAATCAGGATACTGCATTTTTTTCTAAGCTCACCCAAAACCAGATCCCGTTGAGATTCGGTTAAGTTTCCCTCTTTTAGAAGTTTTTCCAATGCCTGAACCCGGAACCGATCATTTCCCCAATATCGATGGGAGAGTTGATCCGGGTGCCCTCCTCTTTTAATAATTAAAGGTCTTGGTATGAAATGAATGGGATAATCCTTAGTTATTCGTAACCATAGATCGTAATCCTCACAGACGGGTAAGGATTCATCAAACCCGCCAACCTGCTGGAGAAGTTCTCGTCTGATCAGGATGGAAGAAGGGCTGATAATGCAGAGAGGCAGGCATTTATCGAAGATCCATCCCGAGTACTTCTGATGTTTCTTCATGGGGTTAACCCGTTTTCCCCCACGAATCCATATTTCATCTGTATAGCAAGCCGGAATCTCAGGGTTTGCTTCCATCCAGGCCACCTGAATTTGAAGCTTGTGTCGGGTCCAGAGATCATCGGAATCCAGAAAAGCAATATACTCTCCCCGCGCGATCTGGATTCCTTTATTTCGAGCAGCACTCACTCCCCGGTTTTCCTGGTAAAGGTAGGTGAGCCCCCGATAGTCTTGAAGAATTTCCCGGGTAGAATCGGTCGAGCCGTCATCGACTACGATCAGCTCGAAATCTCGATAACTTTGACTTAACACGGAATCTATGGCTTCTTTAAGAAAGGTTGCCCGGTTAAATGTCGGGATGATTACACTGACCCTCATCCTGAAAAAGGTATATCCAAAATTGGACTTAGAATCAACTTAAATTTTAGGGTTTCTGGAAATTTTTATCTTTCCAAGGGGCAGGGATATATTGTACTCTTTTTCTCTTGACAGATAAGATGGGCTAAACTAGAGTTTATAGCAATAAAAGGAAAATAAAAATTCAATAAAAGTCGAAATTGAAACAGGAGGGCCTGTCTTCCCAAAGGGAACGGGTTTTCCACATGGAGTGAACAGGTCTTGAAGGCTTTAAAAACTTTAAGGGTTGTGGTTAAGACCCGACCTGAGAAAGGCCGATATGGATAGGCTTTAAAACCTTATGAGTATTCAGGTTCATCAAGTAAAAGGGGACATTATCGAATTAATTTTTAACCCTCGGGAAGATGATCTTCGGGTAGGAGAGAACCTTTGCATTTTGGAACGGGGAGGACATCGAGGTATTATTGTACAGATCATCGAATTTCGGATGGTTACCTATCCTTCCCTTATTCAGGAACAGATTCGGCTGGTACTGGAAGATACCGATACGCTGTCGCCAGAGCTTTTACATTCTCTGGCCGAGGCCTCTTCTTTGGAATTGGCGGCGATGAAGAATTTAAATATCGCAGTGGCTAAAATCCGAAAATTGGCAGGTACTCCCTGGGATCGATGGGATGGTTGGATTCCTACCCGGGATGTAGAAATAAGTCGGGTAAATGACCAGGAACTTTTCGCAAACTGCATCTCCAATCAAGGCAATCTTCTCCGTATCGGTCAAACACTCTACGGAGAGCCTTTCTACATCGAAGGCCAGGATCTGGAAAAAGTGAATATCATCACGGGTGTTAAAGGCTCCGGTAAGTCTTATCTGTCTAAGGTTTTGCTTCTTCAACTCATTGAGCAGGGGGCTCCTTGTGTGGTCTTCGACATCAACAAGGAATACATTCACCTTCCCCGGCACGAGGTAGATCCGGTTACGGGACAGGTTTTGAGGCGAGGAATTATCCATTTGAAAGCCGGAGGCAACCTTAAACTCGGCATTCGTCAGTTCGGTTTATCCCCTCTGTTGACGATGCTGACAAAATTTGGTCTGCCGGAGGTATCGGCCATGTATCTGGAAAACAGAGTTTTTACCATCCTGGAAGAAGCCAAGCAAATGGAAGCAGCCGGAAGAAAACCCCCTTTTTTGAGTATTCGTCACCTGATTCAAATGGCCGAGGCCGGAGAATTCTCTACCAGTGAAGTGGTAAACGGAGCCATTCGGAGCCGATTGGAATCGGCTCGAAATACCGGTGTGTTTGCCTCAACTGAGAAAGAAGCTATCTCCCTTCGGCAACAATACCAGGCCATTCGAGAAGGTGGGGCTTTAATTATTGATGTTTCGGATTTGACAAATCTCGCCCGATTCGGGTTTGTCCAGGCAATTATCGATATGATCAAAGATATCTGCGAAGAAGAAATTGCCTTGGGTACGGAACGATTTCCCTTTGTTTTCTTTGAAGAAGCTCATCTTTATATCAGTAAAAACACCATCGGATATATTGTAACCCGTTCTCGCCATCTGGGAATCACCAGCTTTTTCGTCACCAACATGATTGCCGGGCTGGATGAATCGGTTCTCCGCCAGGCCGATAACCTCTTTCTCCTTTATCTTCCCTTTGACGACGATGTTAAACACATCAGTAAGAGTGCCATGACCGATAAAGAAACCATGGCCTCCTTTGTCCGTCGGCTCCGAAGCCATCATTGTTTGGCTCTGGGAAACGTTACCAGTCAGTATCCTGTTATTTTTAAAGTTCAGTATCTGGAAGGAATTCATACGGCGGGGGAAACCAAATATTTCTTCAAGCCAAGAGAGCCAAGAGAAGGAAGACCTCCTTTAAAGAAACCTCAACCCCAACTACCTCTGACGATTCCGTTGGGAAGCAGGGAAACCCAATCCAGATCCCGTTTAAAAATCCAGGAGCCAGGACCTAAGGGGAGAGAAGAGTTTCATGATCCTGGGAAAGAGACGACGCAGCAGGCCACCCTGTTCGAGTAAGGTTCCGATCATCTGTTCTTCTACTCGGGTAACTCTCCAAAGCGCTCTCGATAACGGGCAAGTAAAACTTTCAGTTCTTCAGCTTCCCGGATAGCTGCCTCTGCTTTTTGTCTGGCCTCTTCTGCTTTTTGTCGTTCTTGCTCTGCCGCTTCTTCTGAAGTCGGTAACAACTTCCCTTCCAGGGTAGCCCATCGTAACCAACAGGCTTGAACTCCTTGATATTCTCCTTCCCACTTTGTCAACATCAATCCCAATTGTCGACTCAACAGCCGACCTTGGGCATCCGGTTCTATGGGTTCGTATATTCCATCTCGCAAAGCAAATCCGGCCAGTTCCGTAGTAATGGGATGGTACCAAAAATATTCGGGTACTCGCAATTGATTCTGATAAACTAATTTCTTCTCCCCTTTGTCTTTCTCGGCCGTACTATCCGATAATAACTCTATGACCACATCAGGACCTTTTCCCTCTTGCCATACTACCCAACTTTTCCGAGCCCGTCGGGTGGTACCCAGTACAATAAATATATCGGGTCCCCTAAAATCCTGATTTTTTACCTGCTCCAAACTAAAATAAACGAACATATTACCACCTACAAATACATCTGATCGGTCTTTCCAGTGGAAAAGTAAAGGAAGCCGCAACAAATCGAACTGTAAAACATGCTGATGGGATTCCATAGGCATTCCATCACTGTAAGGAAGCTCGTCCTCGGTCGGTGGCCATTCTATGTCGGTCGGAACGGGATGGGTTACAATTGCTTCTTCCATGGGTTTCACCTACCTGTTTTTATTTAAACCTGCTTATCCCTCAAAAACTCCTTTTTCTTTAAAACCCTCGATTCCTATCATCATCTTATCTTTTTATTCCTGGCTGTCAATCATTTCTTCAATATAAGTATTTGGATCCCTTTCTCACCAAAATCGCCCGATGATTTTCATGTTTCAGGGTAACCCAACGGGCCATGACCGTTTAGTAGGAGTCTTTTTTCTGTCTGAACCCCCTTCATTCTCCCTCCAGGGGTAATGCCTTTAACTTAAGAACCCCCACAAACCTTTTTAGCTCTATCGGCGACGGAGCTTTACAGGAAAGGAACCAGGTAGGGTAACAGGTAGAAGAATTTCTGGTATCCACCGATTAAGAAGGTATTTTCTAGTTTAAAAAATTGAAAAATCCGTCTTCCCATAATTTCTTATTGACACCCCTTTGGAAAGGTGTCAGCATGTCCCCATCTTGTTAAAAATAAGCACCATTTAGAAAAAGAGAAACCTAAAAAAACCTCCTGTAGAACTTTATGTAAAAATTTAACTTTCTATAAAACTTTTATTTTACCTTATCTTCAGAAAAAGGTACTGGATTGAATTAAAACTTCCGGTAATTACCCTTTTCAACCCTCTAAAGGAGGAAGTTTATGAAAATCTATCGTCAAATTCTATTCCATCTTCTGATCTGGTTTGTATTAGTCCCGTCAGTTTTTGCTCAACAGCTTCCGATGGCTAAACCTCAGGAACTGGGATTCTCCCCAGAACGTTTAGATCGTATTCATAAGGTACTCCAGGCGCATGTGGATCAGAATCATATTCCCGGAGCGGTGGTACTGATTGCGCGCCACGGTAAAGTAGCTTATTTGGAAAGTTTTGGGATGAGGGATAAGGAGGCTAATAAACCCATGGAAACCGATACCATCTTTCGTATTGCCTCAATGACCAAACCCATTACAAGCCTTGCGGCCATGATGCTTTACGAGGAGGGCCGTTTTCTTCTCTCGGACCCTATCTCAAAGTTTATTCCAGAATTTAAAAACCCCAAAGTGGCCGTGCGGTCAACTTCTAATAGCCCTCTGGTACCCACCTATATATTGGTTCCTGCAAAACGCGAAATCACTATTCGAGATCTCTTAACCCATACATCGGGAATTACTTACCGTTTTTGGGGACGCGAGTATTTTGCAGATCTCTATAAGAAGACGGGAATATCGGATGGTCTTATCCAAACCGAAGGAACCATTGCCGATGAAGTTAAAAAACTGGCTCAGTTACCCCTCACCAACCAACCCGGGGAAGCTTACGAGTATGGTTTAAATACCGATGTGCTGGGCTATTTGATTGAGGTGGTCTCGGGTCAGACGTTAGACAAGTTTTTCCAGGAACGGATATTTACCCCGCTCGGTATGAAAGATACCCACTTCTTCTTACCCGAAGAAAAACTACCCCGCTTGGCCGGTGTTTACGTATCTAATGAGGCAGGAGGAATCAAAAAACTTTCCGATGAGCCGGTTCAAGAAGGGGAACATACCCTATATTCGGCGAGTTTTCATTATAAAGGACCTCGAACTTATCTATCTGGAGGTGCGGGCCTCGTCTCCACGGTCACGGATTATTATCGGTTTCTCCAGATGCTACTCAATGGAGGCGAATTAAACGGGATCCGCCTGATAAGTCGGAAAACCATTGAACTCATGCGAACCAGTCATACCGGAAATCTGGATATGTGGCTCGGGAATCCGGGTGATGGATTTGGACTTGGATTTGGTATTATCAAGGACCTAGGTCAGGCAGGCGAAATGGCAGGATCTCCCGGCACTTACTACTGGGGCGGCTTTTTTAGTACCACCTTTTGGGTTGATCCTAAAGAGGATTTGATCGGGATTTTTATGACTCAATTTCGTCCCTTTAATCCCCATAATATCCTTCAACAATTCCGGGTTTTAACTTATCAGGCAATCGCAGATTGAAGACCCCCTCCCAGATAAATGATACCCATCCTGTGAAAGCAGGATGGGTACCTGCCTGAAGGATGAATTAAATTTTTCCTCAAATCCCCTTTTCATCATGCCCTTTTCTCTATCTTATTAATTTTTTCTAAAAAGTATTGACACCTCTTCCCTTAGCCTTATATTTATGGTTAAATAGTGTAATAAGTACACTAAACAATTAGGAGTTTAGAAGAGTAATTGTGGAAAATCTGGGAGGGTTCAACCCCAGGAGTTCATCTGCTTCGATTTATAAGGATAAAGGTTGGAGTGCGAGATACCTTTAGCCTGAACGAAGGGTGAATCGGCATTTCGCACTTAACCGGGAATAAAAACCTATGGAAATCCAGGCTTATCCTCTACCGAAACATTTTAATTCAGCCCATGCTTTCGACAGTGGCTATGAACCCGATTTGCAAGCATTATTTCCCATGGCTATAGAGTGGAAAAAGAAACTCTCCATTCCGGATAGTGGTACAAAAGGGCATCCCAAAATCCATTTTCTGGGGATTGATCTTCAGAAAAGTTTTTGCTTTCCCGATGGAAGTCTTTATGTGGGAGGTCGGAGTGGAAAAGGTGCCATGGAGGATAACGTGCGAATTGCAGAATTTATCTACCGTTATTTAGGCGTTATCAGCGATATAACCCTGACCCTGGACACCCACTTTGCTTATCAGATCTTCTTTCCGGCGTTTTGGTTGGATCAAAACAATCACCATCCCAACCCCATGACCGAAGTGACGGTGGAGGAGGTGCGAACCGGTAAGTATCGTCCCAATCCTGCTATAGCCAGTTGGGTTTGCTCCAGTGACTACACCTGGTTACAGCAGTATGTCGAGCACTATTGCTCCGAGCTTGAGAAGACCGGTAAGTACAAACTCATGTTGTGGCCCTATCACTGCTTATTGGGGAGTAAAGGCCATACACTGGCAGGAGTGATTCTGGAAGCCCATTATTTCCATAGCTTTGTTAAAGGACAACAAAACTGGTGTGAAATGAAAGGTAGCAATCCGTTGACCGAGAATTACTCGGTTTTGCGTCCGGAGGTGGTTTTGTCCCACGATGCAAAATCCATCGGGAGTAAAAATACCGGGCTGATTCAAAAGCTACTGGCCTCCGATGCCGTTATTATTGGGGGGCAGGCGGCCAGTCACTGTGTTGCCTCAACCATTGATGACCTTCTGACGGAGATCCTGGACCGGGATCCCAATCTGGTAAAAAAGGTCTATATCCTGGAAGATTGTATGTCGGCGGTAACCGTTCCCAATCCCCAGGGAGGTTTTTATGTAGACTTTACACCTCAAGCCGAAGCTTTCCTGAAGAAATTTAAATCTGCCGGTATGCACGTTGTGAAATCCACCGAGCCTCTGGAGAACTGGCTCAACATTTAGTGAAGTGAAAATGTTAAACCGAAAGATCTTTTAAAAAAGACTTTGACATCTCCGACTTTATCATATTACCTCTAATAGAGGGGTTTTTAATTAAAGAGGATTTCTTTTGCCCTCAAAAGTTAAAGTGAAAGGCTCAAGGGGGAGGTATGTTTCAACGAATCATGGTTCCTGTTGATTTAACGGATAAAAACATTGTTGCCTTGAACATTGCAGCCCAGATAGCGGCCCAAAATAAGGCAAGTATCACTTTACTTCATGTGATTGAAACCATTCCGGATCTTTCATTTGAAGAACTTCAGGAATTTTATAGAAATTTAGAAAAGAAAGCCATGAATAAAATGAATGAGCTGGCGGAGAGGCTCCTTGAGAAAGGGTTAACCGTTCATCAGAAGGTTCAGTATGGAAATAGGGCCGAGGAAATTGTAAAATATGCGGCAGAGCATCAAATCGATCTTATCATTCTAACCTCCCACAAGGTTAATTTAGAAAATCCAGGCCGGGGTTGGGGGACGATCAGTTATAAGGTTGGAATTTTATCCCAATGTCCGGTTTTGCTGGTGAAGTGAAGTATGGGTTTATAGAGGTAAAGGATCGGAGTGTACCGGTTTTTGGGTGAGAGGGGTTAGAGGAGGAGCGAGGCTGGCTCAACCCCTTTTACGATGTTAAGGAGGTTTATTTGTGAGAATTCTGGTTACCGGATCCACCGGACTTATTGGTTCAGCATTGGTTCCTTTTCTTACCTCCCAGGGGCATGAGATAATTCGGCTGGTCCGATCAAAACCGAAGCCCGGGAGCAACGAATTTCAATGGGACCCTCTGGCGGGTATTGTAGATCCGGCGGCTTTAACCGGCATTGATGGGGTAGTACATCTGGCCGGGGAAAACATCGCTGAAAGATGGACTGCCGAGAAAAAGGCTCGAATTCGGGATAGTCGGGTTAAAGGGACCCAGACCCTTTGTAAGGCCCTGATCCAGCTAACCCAACCCCCCAGAATAGGTGTGTTTGCCTCGGCGGTAGGATACTATGGAAATCGAGGGGATGAGATTCTGCGGGAGGAGAGCCCTCCGGGTTCTGGGTTTTTGGCCGAGGTTTGTCGGGAATGGGAAGCGGCAACCGAGCCTGCGGTCCAAAAGGGAATTCGGGTTGTCCGTCTTCGTATTGGAATCGTGCTGAGTCCTACAGGAGGTGCCTTAGCCGCCATGCTCCCTGCATTTAAAATAGGTGCCGGAGGTCCGATAGGTGGGGGAAAGCAATACGTGAGCTGGATCACTTTGGATGATTTGATTACAGTTATAGATCATGTTATTAAGATGGAAACGCTTCAAGGACCTGTGAATGCCGTAACCCCCAATCCAGTGACCAATGCCGAGTTTACCAAGATCCTGGGGAAGGTTCTTGGACGTCCTACAGCATTGCCCATGCCTGCCTTTGCGGCGCGCCTGGCCTTTGGAGAAATGGCTAATGAACTGTTACTGGCCAGCACGCGCGTAGAACCGGCTCGACTTCTGGCTTCGGGTTATACTTTTCGCTATCCTCACCTGGAGGAAGCACTTCGACATTTACTGGGAAACTAAAACTTTTCTATTCTATGCGATTTGCCGGTGCTCAAGAAGGATCAGGGCAAATCGTGGAAAGGAAGTGGTAGAAAAAAGTACATGATCAATGAGAAGTGGTATGATATTGCCATTATCGGCGGGGGAATTATCGGTATGGCTACGGCCATGGAACTGATGTCACGACCGGGCCTTTCTTTAATCGTTTTGGAGGCAGAAGATCGGATAGCAGCCCATCAAACAGGAAACAACAGCGGGGTCATCCATTCTGGTCTCTATTACAAACCAGGCTCCTTGAAGGCCCGTAATTGTGTAGAAGGTCGGGAAGCCCTGTATCGTTTCTGTAAGGAGTACGGGATCGCCCATCAACGCTGCGGTAAGGTGGTTGTAGCAACCCATAAACGTGAGTTACCTATCCTGGAGGAGCTGGAACGGCGAGGTCTGGCCAATGGTCTTCAAGGACTCCGAAGACTGAGTCCCGAAGAAATCCGTGAGTATGAGCCCCATGTCGTGGGAATTGCCGGGCTTTTGGTTCAGGAAACCGGCATTGTAGACTATGTTCAGGTAACCCATAAATTTGCCGACCTGGTAAGGGCTGCAGGAGGGGAAATCCAAACCCGAGCTAAAGTCTATGGGGTTCGACGCCAACCCCAGGGCCTCTTACTGGAAACCCTTCGTGGAGAAGTCCGGTGTCGTTATTTGATAAATTGTGCCGGTCTCCAATCTGATCGGGTCGCCCGAATGTGCGGGGTTAATCCCCACCTCCAGAT
The window above is part of the Candidatus Limnocylindrales bacterium genome. Proteins encoded here:
- a CDS encoding glycosyltransferase, whose product is MRVSVIIPTFNRATFLKEAIDSVLSQSYRDFELIVVDDGSTDSTREILQDYRGLTYLYQENRGVSAARNKGIQIARGEYIAFLDSDDLWTRHKLQIQVAWMEANPEIPACYTDEIWIRGGKRVNPMKKHQKYSGWIFDKCLPLCIISPSSILIRRELLQQVGGFDESLPVCEDYDLWLRITKDYPIHFIPRPLIIKRGGHPDQLSHRYWGNDRFRVQALEKLLKEGNLTESQRDLVLGELRKKCSILIQGCIKRGKTEEAEKYRRIVSQFEFPCTYS
- a CDS encoding ATP-binding protein gives rise to the protein MSIQVHQVKGDIIELIFNPREDDLRVGENLCILERGGHRGIIVQIIEFRMVTYPSLIQEQIRLVLEDTDTLSPELLHSLAEASSLELAAMKNLNIAVAKIRKLAGTPWDRWDGWIPTRDVEISRVNDQELFANCISNQGNLLRIGQTLYGEPFYIEGQDLEKVNIITGVKGSGKSYLSKVLLLQLIEQGAPCVVFDINKEYIHLPRHEVDPVTGQVLRRGIIHLKAGGNLKLGIRQFGLSPLLTMLTKFGLPEVSAMYLENRVFTILEEAKQMEAAGRKPPFLSIRHLIQMAEAGEFSTSEVVNGAIRSRLESARNTGVFASTEKEAISLRQQYQAIREGGALIIDVSDLTNLARFGFVQAIIDMIKDICEEEIALGTERFPFVFFEEAHLYISKNTIGYIVTRSRHLGITSFFVTNMIAGLDESVLRQADNLFLLYLPFDDDVKHISKSAMTDKETMASFVRRLRSHHCLALGNVTSQYPVIFKVQYLEGIHTAGETKYFFKPREPREGRPPLKKPQPQLPLTIPLGSRETQSRSRLKIQEPGPKGREEFHDPGKETTQQATLFE
- a CDS encoding Uma2 family endonuclease, producing the protein MEEAIVTHPVPTDIEWPPTEDELPYSDGMPMESHQHVLQFDLLRLPLLFHWKDRSDVFVGGNMFVYFSLEQVKNQDFRGPDIFIVLGTTRRARKSWVVWQEGKGPDVVIELLSDSTAEKDKGEKKLVYQNQLRVPEYFWYHPITTELAGFALRDGIYEPIEPDAQGRLLSRQLGLMLTKWEGEYQGVQACWLRWATLEGKLLPTSEEAAEQERQKAEEARQKAEAAIREAEELKVLLARYRERFGELPE
- a CDS encoding serine hydrolase domain-containing protein translates to MKIYRQILFHLLIWFVLVPSVFAQQLPMAKPQELGFSPERLDRIHKVLQAHVDQNHIPGAVVLIARHGKVAYLESFGMRDKEANKPMETDTIFRIASMTKPITSLAAMMLYEEGRFLLSDPISKFIPEFKNPKVAVRSTSNSPLVPTYILVPAKREITIRDLLTHTSGITYRFWGREYFADLYKKTGISDGLIQTEGTIADEVKKLAQLPLTNQPGEAYEYGLNTDVLGYLIEVVSGQTLDKFFQERIFTPLGMKDTHFFLPEEKLPRLAGVYVSNEAGGIKKLSDEPVQEGEHTLYSASFHYKGPRTYLSGGAGLVSTVTDYYRFLQMLLNGGELNGIRLISRKTIELMRTSHTGNLDMWLGNPGDGFGLGFGIIKDLGQAGEMAGSPGTYYWGGFFSTTFWVDPKEDLIGIFMTQFRPFNPHNILQQFRVLTYQAIAD
- a CDS encoding universal stress protein — protein: MFQRIMVPVDLTDKNIVALNIAAQIAAQNKASITLLHVIETIPDLSFEELQEFYRNLEKKAMNKMNELAERLLEKGLTVHQKVQYGNRAEEIVKYAAEHQIDLIILTSHKVNLENPGRGWGTISYKVGILSQCPVLLVK
- a CDS encoding TIGR01777 family oxidoreductase — protein: MRILVTGSTGLIGSALVPFLTSQGHEIIRLVRSKPKPGSNEFQWDPLAGIVDPAALTGIDGVVHLAGENIAERWTAEKKARIRDSRVKGTQTLCKALIQLTQPPRIGVFASAVGYYGNRGDEILREESPPGSGFLAEVCREWEAATEPAVQKGIRVVRLRIGIVLSPTGGALAAMLPAFKIGAGGPIGGGKQYVSWITLDDLITVIDHVIKMETLQGPVNAVTPNPVTNAEFTKILGKVLGRPTALPMPAFAARLAFGEMANELLLASTRVEPARLLASGYTFRYPHLEEALRHLLGN
- the lhgO gene encoding L-2-hydroxyglutarate oxidase is translated as MINEKWYDIAIIGGGIIGMATAMELMSRPGLSLIVLEAEDRIAAHQTGNNSGVIHSGLYYKPGSLKARNCVEGREALYRFCKEYGIAHQRCGKVVVATHKRELPILEELERRGLANGLQGLRRLSPEEIREYEPHVVGIAGLLVQETGIVDYVQVTHKFADLVRAAGGEIQTRAKVYGVRRQPQGLLLETLRGEVRCRYLINCAGLQSDRVARMCGVNPHLQIIPFRGEYYELVPQRRYLIKNLVYPVPDPAFPFLGVHFTRMIHGGVEAGPNAVLAFKREGYRLTSFSLKDMLETVTYIGFWQMARRYWKTGIVELSRSLNKKAFVKALQKLVPELRPEDIRPAGAGVRAQAVEPNGLLVDDFRIVEAERMIHVLNAPSPAATASISIGKTIARMAEKNFDLPNVK